From Butyricimonas paravirosa, one genomic window encodes:
- a CDS encoding HPP family protein, whose amino-acid sequence MLKSASGKQMFGDIVRRKRYFYALLMILLMIGAAELLMEREIIFPEMAALTIGMWIVDKRVWQVSRASMVALMILGAVTGVCIVRYSPFPLLVNLAFAFIFTAVCLTLFRATLVPQISACMLPVLLGTESWVYPVAVLVMSVIVVGGQWGMEKVGLRERVTYTPVIVHWKDSLVRWLFLLVTVIAVAALAIYTRNLYFILPPLIVTYVEFANSKAGFRNRPVQVLLVLFTAAVIGVFFQIVGHKYLHLPEVVVVLPIFLCMFSLFEFLGKFFAPAGAVALIPMIIPEEGLFWLPLQVLVGATLFIGLAMICFQRCLRWPRAQLIVCLVPPFIRDLRKRNKSL is encoded by the coding sequence ATGCTGAAAAGTGCAAGTGGAAAGCAAATGTTCGGGGATATAGTTCGACGTAAACGCTATTTTTACGCCTTGTTAATGATTTTGCTAATGATTGGTGCTGCAGAACTGTTGATGGAAAGGGAAATTATCTTTCCGGAAATGGCAGCCTTGACAATCGGTATGTGGATCGTGGATAAACGGGTGTGGCAGGTGAGTCGGGCAAGTATGGTCGCTCTCATGATTTTAGGAGCTGTGACGGGTGTGTGTATTGTACGTTATTCTCCTTTCCCCTTGCTTGTAAATCTGGCGTTTGCCTTTATTTTTACCGCAGTCTGCCTCACGTTATTTCGTGCAACTTTGGTACCGCAGATTTCAGCCTGTATGTTACCTGTGTTATTGGGCACGGAAAGTTGGGTTTATCCGGTAGCTGTACTTGTTATGTCGGTTATTGTTGTTGGTGGGCAATGGGGGATGGAGAAAGTTGGATTGCGGGAGAGGGTGACTTATACTCCCGTGATTGTCCATTGGAAGGATAGCTTGGTACGTTGGTTGTTTTTATTGGTGACAGTGATAGCGGTTGCTGCATTGGCCATCTACACGAGAAATTTGTACTTCATTCTTCCTCCGTTGATTGTGACTTACGTGGAGTTTGCCAATTCGAAGGCCGGGTTCCGCAATCGTCCTGTACAAGTTTTATTGGTCTTGTTCACAGCGGCTGTTATTGGCGTGTTTTTTCAGATCGTGGGACATAAGTACTTGCATTTACCGGAAGTTGTAGTCGTACTCCCGATTTTTCTTTGTATGTTTTCTTTATTTGAATTTTTAGGAAAGTTCTTTGCCCCGGCAGGAGCTGTTGCCTTGATTCCGATGATCATTCCCGAAGAAGGTTTGTTTTGGTTGCCTTTGCAGGTTCTCGTGGGAGCTACGTTATTTATTGGCTTGGCGATGATCTGTTTCCAGCGTTGTCTACGCTGGCCTCGGGCACAGCTAATCGTGTGCCTGGTTCCACCTTTTATAAGGGATTTGAGGAAGAGAAATAAGAGTTTGTAA
- a CDS encoding MATE family efflux transporter: protein MQRDSIDFGSMKVGQLFCKQLFPTLLGMVFSALFVITDGVFVGRGIGSDALAAVNIAAPLFVFAAGMGLMFGMGGAIVASINLARGKERVANINATQATLVSFIGMTLVSILVMAFPTSVARILGAPEDIIELAREYLIAYAAFAMFQTALCVLTFFTRIDGPKIAMWCMTISTVINIVLDYLFIFVYKWGLTGAAVATGIGEIVGCLLMVVYLLRYSPRVRLGKLKFSRKSIQLTARNSGYIIRLGFSAFLGEAAIGVMMLTGNYVFVSYLGTDGVAAFSIMCYFFPIIFMVFNAIIQSAQPIISFNHGCAAHGRAQQALRLALIATIATGLFFLVLTILLREQIVSLFIADHTNNAWKYAVYGIPFFSICYVFFGINITAIGYYMSIEKSRLATIFTVLRGIILPVVCFFLLPLWLGIKGIWLAVAVAEFITFAVICINAMCKRV, encoded by the coding sequence ATGCAACGAGACAGTATAGATTTTGGTTCAATGAAAGTCGGACAGTTGTTCTGTAAACAACTATTTCCGACCTTGCTGGGTATGGTTTTCTCGGCTTTATTCGTGATCACCGACGGGGTTTTCGTCGGTCGTGGAATTGGTAGCGACGCTTTAGCCGCGGTAAATATTGCCGCCCCATTATTCGTGTTCGCTGCCGGAATGGGATTAATGTTTGGTATGGGCGGGGCAATCGTGGCATCGATCAACCTGGCCCGGGGAAAAGAACGTGTGGCTAACATCAATGCCACGCAAGCAACGCTTGTTTCTTTTATCGGCATGACGTTAGTATCTATCCTTGTCATGGCTTTCCCGACATCTGTGGCTCGAATCCTCGGAGCACCCGAAGATATTATCGAGCTGGCACGGGAATACCTGATTGCTTATGCCGCTTTTGCCATGTTTCAGACGGCACTCTGTGTACTTACTTTCTTCACCCGCATTGACGGGCCTAAAATAGCCATGTGGTGTATGACGATCTCCACGGTAATCAACATCGTACTCGACTATCTGTTTATATTCGTGTATAAATGGGGATTGACGGGAGCTGCCGTGGCCACAGGTATCGGTGAAATCGTAGGTTGCCTTCTCATGGTTGTATATTTATTACGTTATTCGCCTCGTGTCCGTCTCGGCAAATTAAAGTTCAGCCGGAAGAGTATACAACTCACGGCACGTAATAGCGGATATATCATTCGTCTGGGATTCTCGGCATTCTTGGGAGAGGCAGCTATCGGTGTGATGATGCTGACCGGGAACTATGTGTTCGTGAGTTACCTCGGTACGGACGGAGTGGCGGCATTCAGTATCATGTGTTACTTCTTCCCGATCATATTTATGGTTTTCAATGCCATTATCCAGTCGGCCCAACCTATTATCAGTTTCAATCACGGATGTGCGGCACACGGTCGTGCACAGCAAGCACTCCGATTGGCATTGATAGCAACGATTGCAACAGGCTTGTTTTTCCTGGTTCTCACGATTTTACTACGGGAACAAATTGTGTCCTTATTCATCGCAGACCATACAAACAACGCTTGGAAATATGCCGTGTACGGGATTCCCTTTTTCTCGATATGCTATGTTTTCTTCGGAATCAACATCACCGCTATCGGGTATTACATGAGTATCGAAAAATCACGGTTGGCAACGATATTTACCGTTTTAAGAGGGATCATTTTACCTGTGGTTTGCTTCTTCCTCCTGCCATTATGGTTAGGAATCAAAGGGATCTGGCTAGCGGTAGCCGTGGCAGAATTTATCACATTTGCCGTGATTTGTATAAATGCGATGTGTAAAAGAGTTTGA